The Saccharothrix variisporea genome has a segment encoding these proteins:
- a CDS encoding DUF2306 domain-containing protein, with amino-acid sequence MVHTQGKKKLWRRPWVVPLGLLVLLFVAFSLPPYLTGDRAQSRVPDPGFAWYYPALVGHVVFASVAILTAVLQIWPWFRQRYPRWHRYAGRVYVFAGVLPAGVLAVTIGAVSPFGPVNAVGNVLMGTLWLGCTITAYRMARRKRFAEHRRWMLRSATLTFSIITNRLWAVAMIFALPPFKDTAFGGSEVALMQATSAISAWMGWVLPFLFVEWWLERDVSRKHRRAQPTAAKVAVSNSSS; translated from the coding sequence ATGGTGCACACACAGGGGAAGAAGAAGCTCTGGCGGCGGCCGTGGGTGGTGCCGCTCGGGTTGCTGGTCCTGCTCTTCGTCGCGTTCTCGCTGCCGCCCTACCTCACCGGCGACCGCGCCCAGTCCCGCGTGCCCGACCCCGGCTTCGCCTGGTACTACCCGGCACTCGTCGGGCACGTCGTCTTCGCGTCCGTCGCCATCCTCACGGCCGTCCTCCAGATCTGGCCGTGGTTCCGGCAGCGGTACCCGAGGTGGCACCGGTACGCGGGGCGGGTCTACGTGTTCGCAGGGGTCCTGCCCGCGGGGGTGCTCGCGGTGACCATCGGTGCGGTCAGCCCGTTCGGGCCGGTCAACGCGGTCGGCAACGTCCTCATGGGCACGCTCTGGCTCGGCTGCACGATCACCGCCTACCGGATGGCCCGCCGCAAGCGCTTCGCCGAGCACCGCCGCTGGATGCTCCGCAGCGCCACGCTCACCTTCTCCATCATCACCAACCGGCTGTGGGCGGTCGCGATGATCTTCGCGCTGCCGCCGTTCAAGGACACCGCGTTCGGCGGCAGCGAGGTCGCCCTGATGCAGGCGACCTCCGCGATCTCCGCGTGGATGGGCTGGGTGCTGCCCTTCCTGTTCGTCGAGTGGTGGCTGGAGCGGGACGTCTCCCGCAAGCACCGCCGCGCTCAGCCGACCGCCGCCAAGGTGGCCGTCTCGAACTCCAGCAGCTGA
- a CDS encoding methylated-DNA--[protein]-cysteine S-methyltransferase, whose translation MTHTTVDSPVGPLTLVATDGVLSGLYMTDQRYRPEDSSFGPADPTPFGDVIAQLEEYFAGRRTSFELELDLLGTPFQRTVWRALCSIPYGETVSYGELAARLGRPTAARAVGMANGRNPIGIIVPCHRVVGSTGDLTGYGGGIDRKRQLLEFETATLAAVG comes from the coding sequence ATGACCCACACCACGGTCGACAGCCCAGTCGGCCCGTTGACTCTCGTGGCCACGGACGGCGTGCTGTCCGGGCTGTACATGACCGACCAGCGGTACCGGCCCGAGGACTCCTCGTTCGGGCCGGCCGACCCCACGCCGTTCGGTGACGTGATCGCGCAGCTGGAGGAGTACTTCGCGGGCCGGCGCACGTCGTTCGAGTTGGAGCTGGACCTGCTGGGCACGCCGTTCCAGCGGACCGTGTGGCGGGCGCTGTGCTCGATCCCGTACGGGGAGACGGTGTCCTACGGCGAGCTGGCCGCCCGGCTCGGGCGGCCGACCGCGGCGCGGGCCGTCGGCATGGCCAACGGCCGCAACCCCATCGGGATCATCGTGCCGTGCCACCGGGTGGTCGGGTCCACGGGCGACCTGACCGGCTACGGCGGCGGCATCGACCGCAAGCGTCAGCTGCTGGAGTTCGAGACGGCCACCTTGGCGGCGGTCGGCTGA
- a CDS encoding DNA-3-methyladenine glycosylase 2 family protein, translated as MHQDAERCVRAVQSKDARFDGWFFTAVLTTRIYCRPSCPVAPPKVENMRFYPSAAAAQQAGFRACKRCRPDASPGSPQWNHRADSVAKAMRLIADGVVDREGVPGLAARLGYSVRQVERQLLAELGAGPLALARAQRAQTARLLIETTGLPMADVALAAGFASVRAFNETVRAVFAMSPTELRMRRSTPSAAPGVLSLRLPFRAPLCPDNLFGHLAATAVPGVEEWRDGAYRRTMRTPHGHAVVSLRPEPDHVACRLALTDLRDLSIAIARCRRMLDLDADPVAVDEQLAADPLLKPLVDKDPGRRVPGTVDAAEFAVRAVLGQQVSTAAARTHAARVVLAAGTPVEDHGLTHLFPTPEQLAALDPAVLAMPQSRKTAFMALVHALASGALDLGVGADWDKARADLLALPGFGPWTVEVIAMRALGDPDAFIPGDLGVRLAARTLGLPDTPGALTQRARAWRPWRAYAVQHLWATGDHAVNRLPA; from the coding sequence GTGCACCAAGACGCGGAACGTTGTGTGCGAGCCGTGCAGTCCAAGGACGCGCGGTTCGACGGGTGGTTCTTCACCGCAGTGCTCACCACCCGGATCTATTGCCGGCCGAGTTGTCCGGTGGCGCCGCCGAAGGTCGAGAACATGCGGTTCTACCCGAGTGCCGCGGCGGCACAACAAGCGGGATTCCGCGCGTGCAAGAGGTGCCGTCCGGACGCGAGTCCCGGTTCACCGCAGTGGAACCACCGCGCGGACTCCGTCGCCAAGGCCATGCGTCTGATCGCCGACGGCGTCGTGGACCGCGAGGGCGTGCCGGGCCTGGCCGCGCGGCTCGGGTACAGCGTCCGACAGGTCGAGCGGCAGCTGCTCGCCGAGCTCGGCGCGGGACCGCTAGCGCTCGCTCGGGCGCAGCGCGCGCAGACCGCCCGCCTGCTGATCGAGACGACCGGGCTGCCGATGGCGGACGTGGCGCTGGCCGCCGGGTTCGCGAGCGTCCGGGCGTTCAACGAGACCGTGCGCGCGGTCTTCGCGATGTCGCCCACCGAGCTGCGGATGCGCCGGTCCACGCCGTCCGCCGCGCCCGGCGTGCTGTCGCTGCGGCTGCCGTTCCGCGCGCCGCTGTGCCCGGACAACCTGTTCGGGCACCTGGCCGCGACCGCGGTGCCGGGCGTGGAGGAGTGGCGGGACGGCGCGTACCGGCGGACCATGCGCACCCCGCACGGCCACGCCGTGGTGTCGCTGCGGCCCGAGCCGGACCACGTGGCGTGCCGGCTCGCGCTCACCGACCTGCGGGATCTGTCGATCGCCATCGCCCGCTGCCGCCGCATGCTGGACCTCGACGCCGACCCGGTCGCCGTCGACGAGCAGTTGGCCGCGGACCCGCTGCTCAAACCGCTGGTGGACAAGGACCCCGGCCGCCGCGTGCCCGGAACCGTGGACGCCGCGGAGTTCGCCGTGCGCGCGGTGCTGGGCCAGCAGGTGTCCACCGCCGCCGCCCGCACCCACGCGGCCCGGGTCGTCCTCGCGGCCGGCACGCCGGTCGAGGACCACGGCCTGACCCACCTGTTCCCGACACCCGAGCAGCTCGCGGCGCTGGACCCCGCGGTGCTGGCCATGCCCCAGTCCCGCAAGACGGCCTTCATGGCGCTGGTGCACGCCCTGGCGTCCGGTGCCCTGGACCTCGGCGTCGGCGCGGACTGGGACAAGGCGCGTGCGGACCTCCTGGCGCTGCCCGGCTTCGGCCCGTGGACCGTCGAGGTCATCGCGATGCGGGCGCTGGGCGACCCGGACGCGTTCATCCCGGGCGACCTGGGCGTGCGGCTCGCCGCGCGGACCCTGGGCCTGCCCGACACCCCCGGCGCGCTCACCCAGCGCGCCCGAGCGTGGCGCCCGTGGCGGGCCTACGCCGTCCAACACCTCTGGGCCACCGGTGACCACGCGGTCAACCGGCTGCCCGCGTGA